AAACAGTTTTGTCTCGAATGGGAATATCTTTAATATGAACATAGACCTGATCGTGAACTTTTGTCGATTTGGTTGCACACTTTGGACAAACCTCAAATTTAGAAAACTTATATGCATCTAATTGAATAATATGGTTTGTGAGATTGCGTTTGTTAGTAAATTTTAGTTCTGGAAGTGATAGAAATTTGTTAATCTGTGATTCAAGCATTGAGTATTCTCCTGTAAAATTGTTTTGTGGTAAAAAGAATTTTATCAGATTTGAATACTCGTGCTTATCTTGATCGTTTTGGTCTTGATTATGTGCGTTCCACTGTTAACCGAGAAGACCGGTGTCGCACCTATTAAAGTTATGGCAATGGGTGGATGGGCCGACTTAAAAACAATGCAGCGTTACATTAGAAAAGCCGGTACGGAAATCAAAGGTATTACTGATAGCCTTAACCTAGGCTAAATACCGAGTAAAAGGGTCCAGGAAATGGACCTTTTTATTTAGTCATAGCTAGTCTTTACTTGTAAAGACAATTCATAAGTGTTTAAATTTACAGAAATAATTTTACTTTAATCTATTGAGGAAATCTTCATGACAGATGTAGATCGATGGCTCTCAGTTGAAGAGATTGCAAAGTATCTTGGTGTGAGCAAAGAAAGTATTTATCGGTGATTGGAATCTAAAAAGATGCCTGCTCATAAAGTAGGTAGGCAGTGGAAATTTAAGATTCAGGAAGTTGATGAATGGGTTATGAATGATGGAGCGACAAATGACTAAAAATAAAATTGAAAAGTTTAAAGATATATTACCAAAGGAGTTCTTTACTTTCTTTAGTAATGAACTTGAGAAAGCGCTTAAAGCATCAGATTGCTCTAGGTTAGAAGAGGAACTAGTCTCGTTAGAAAACACAATACCGAGAAGAAAAAATGAGAGTGAGTTTTTTGATGAGGATAAATTAAACCTCTTAATAGAACAATCTAGAACTTTTTTAAGGAATATTAATAACTATGATGACGAAACTAAGTCTTATATTCTCGCAGCAATCTCTTATTTGATTAATGAGGATGACGCCATAGAAGACTCCGATAAATATTCAGGGTTTGATGATGATTATGAAGTTATGAAGTTATGAAGGCCGTTATGGAGGCATTCAAGTTATCAGGTCCCCTGCTAGATAAGGAACTCGAGTAAGATGAAATTGCAAAGAGAGAGCATCGCTCCTGGAGCGAGAGTAGAAATTAGGGATGCTGAATGGATTATTAGAACTGTTCAACAAACATCAACAGGTGGTTATGCGTTACATTGCGTAGGGGTGTCAGAGATTGTAAATGGAAAAGAAAGCATCTTTTTATCTGACATAGAAAAACAAATCAATGTTCTAGACCCTGAAAATACTAAACTTGTCGTAGATGACTCAAGATATTTTAGGGATACGAAACTATATATTGAAAGCTTAATGAGGAATACACCTCCTGGTGATGAAAAAATCCATATTGCCCATAAGGCAGCGATAGATGTAGTTCCTTATCAGTTTGACCCAGCACAGATGGCACTTGAGCAGCCAAGGCAAAGAATCTTAATGGCCGATACTACTGGTTTGGGTAAGACCATTGAAGTAGGAATATTGTTATCAGAACTGATAAAAAGAGGAAAAGCAAAAAGAGTATTGGTTCTTGCCGTGAAAAGCATGTTGACACAATTTCAAAAGGAATTATGGTCAAGGTTTAATATCCCGCTTGTGAGGCTCGACTCTAAAGGCATTCAAAAAATTAGAAGTGATATTCCTTCGAATAGTAACCCTTTCTTTTATTACGATAAATCGATCATCCCAATAGATACTCTTAAAAGAGATCGCGAGTACAGAACTTACTTAGAACAATGTTATTGGGATGTAATTGTTATCGATGAAGCCCAACATGTTGCAACTAGGAAGAAGAAGTCTGATAGAGCAAAGCTTGCTGAGTTATTAGCAACAAGATCTGATACATTAATTTTAGCTTCTGCAACTCCACATGATGGTAGTGCAGAGTCATTTGCTAGTCTTATGAATATGTTAAACCCAACGGCTATTGCAAATCCATCAACATATGGGCCTGAGGACATTAAAGGGCTCTTCCTCAGAGCATTTAAAAAAGATATTAAGGACCAGGTGTCAGGGGATTTTCCTGAGAGACAAATCTTTAAACAAGTAATTACAGCTTCAAGTGAAGAAGAGGCACTATATGAGCAATTCACAAACTTAAAATTTAAAACAATAGATAATAAGCGTACGGGAAATCATTTATTTAAAACAGTGCTTGAGAAGTCACTTTTCTCTAGTCCTCAAGCTTGTAGTGCAACTATTAATAATAGAATTAACCGAATCAAAGAAGATTCACGATACGAGGATGATGTAAAGTTATTATCTGAGTTAGATAAGAGTGTTAGCTCAATTAAGAATAAAAGCTTCTCGAAGTACCAGGCTCTTTTAAGCACTATTAAGGAAAAATGTAAATTCGATGCAAAGGAACCTCTTTCTAGAATTGTAATATTCTCCGAAAGGGTGGATACAGTAAAGTTCTTGGTGGAAAACCTAAGAAAAGATTTAAAGCTCTCTAAAGATCAGCTTCAAAAATTAACAAGAGAAGGCATGTCTGACATTGAAATACAGAGTGTTGTCGATGAATTCGGACGTGAATCAAGTAAACTTCGTATTTTGGTTGCTAATGACTTTGCTTCAGAGGGTATAAACTTACATTTTACATGTTGTCAGCTTATTCACTTCGATATTCCCTGGTCTTTAATGACCTTCCAACAGCGTAATGGTCGTATTGATAGATATGGACAAAAAAGAGTCCCACAGATCCATTATTTATTAACTGTAAGTGAGAATGAAAAGATAAATGGTGATTTAAGGTTTCTGGAAATCCTTATCGAAAAGGATAATGAGGCTCATGAGAATATTGGTGATCCATTAAGTTTTTTAGATAAGGAATATAAAGAGGAACCAGAGGAGATTGTTTTTAACGCTATAGAAAGTAATCAGTCTGTAAGTGACTTTGAAGATATGTTTAACTCAATATCTTTGGAAGCAAATGACGTAAGAAGTAATACAGGTATAGAAGATGCACTTGCGACAGTAAACGCTTCTTATGGAAAAAGGGGGTGGTCTGTTGACTCAATGACAAGTTCTTACAGTCTTTTTGAAGATGAAATGAAATATTTTTTAACAGCCGTTGAGTATATTAACTCGGATGAAAGTTCGAAGAAGGTTAATGTGCGACTAGAGAACAATGATAAAATTGCCTACATCTCAACAAATGAAGAACTTAAGTTTCGTTATAAGTACTACCCAAAAGATATTTGGCCTGACGATAATGAATTTTGTGTTACTACAGATGAAGAACTTGTAAAGAATGAAATTGAGCATTCACGTAGTGAGGATGATACTTGGCCTAAAGTTCAATTACTCTGGGAGCAGAACCCATTAATGGAATGGCTCGGAGATAAGCTTCAATGCTCTTTTGGACGTCATGAAGCACCAATCGTTTCGCTCCCAGATTATCTAGATAAAGATGAATGTATTTTCTTAGTTAATGGAAGCTACCCTAATAAAAGAGGAGATATTGTAATATCTAAGTGGTTTGGAATTTTGCTAAATAAAGGTAAATTTCAAGACCACTTAACTATAAAAGAGGTCTTCGAGAGAATTAAAAAGATAGATCATCCAAACTCGGGGAATAGCTCTAATATTTCAAAATATCAAAACTTTCTTGATGTTGTTGTTTCTAATGCAAAAGAAATTATGAGTGAGTATAGAAAGGGGCGAGGAAAGAAGCTTGGCCCAAAATTAAAGTCGGAGCTCTTAAAATTAAAAGAATTAAAGAAGAAGCAATTGGAAGTTGTTCAAATGGAGTTTGATTTTGAAAATGGATTTGCTGAAAAGAGAAAAGCAAAAAAAGAGCAAAGAGAGAGAAAAATTCAGATTACATTTGAAGCTTATGAAAAATGGATCGAAGAAACCCTGGAAACTGAAGATAAGCCTTATATCCAGCTTGTAGCTTTGTTCAAGGGAGGAGAGTAATGGATTTAACAGGTGTTATAAATTCTAATGAGTTTTATCAAAATCACTATCTTAACTCTATAATTGAGACGGACTTAAAAGAGGTTTATAAAAAATGGACAAAGAAAGAAGAA
This window of the Halobacteriovorax sp. HLS genome carries:
- a CDS encoding DEAD/DEAH box helicase — encoded protein: MKLQRESIAPGARVEIRDAEWIIRTVQQTSTGGYALHCVGVSEIVNGKESIFLSDIEKQINVLDPENTKLVVDDSRYFRDTKLYIESLMRNTPPGDEKIHIAHKAAIDVVPYQFDPAQMALEQPRQRILMADTTGLGKTIEVGILLSELIKRGKAKRVLVLAVKSMLTQFQKELWSRFNIPLVRLDSKGIQKIRSDIPSNSNPFFYYDKSIIPIDTLKRDREYRTYLEQCYWDVIVIDEAQHVATRKKKSDRAKLAELLATRSDTLILASATPHDGSAESFASLMNMLNPTAIANPSTYGPEDIKGLFLRAFKKDIKDQVSGDFPERQIFKQVITASSEEEALYEQFTNLKFKTIDNKRTGNHLFKTVLEKSLFSSPQACSATINNRINRIKEDSRYEDDVKLLSELDKSVSSIKNKSFSKYQALLSTIKEKCKFDAKEPLSRIVIFSERVDTVKFLVENLRKDLKLSKDQLQKLTREGMSDIEIQSVVDEFGRESSKLRILVANDFASEGINLHFTCCQLIHFDIPWSLMTFQQRNGRIDRYGQKRVPQIHYLLTVSENEKINGDLRFLEILIEKDNEAHENIGDPLSFLDKEYKEEPEEIVFNAIESNQSVSDFEDMFNSISLEANDVRSNTGIEDALATVNASYGKRGWSVDSMTSSYSLFEDEMKYFLTAVEYINSDESSKKVNVRLENNDKIAYISTNEELKFRYKYYPKDIWPDDNEFCVTTDEELVKNEIEHSRSEDDTWPKVQLLWEQNPLMEWLGDKLQCSFGRHEAPIVSLPDYLDKDECIFLVNGSYPNKRGDIVISKWFGILLNKGKFQDHLTIKEVFERIKKIDHPNSGNSSNISKYQNFLDVVVSNAKEIMSEYRKGRGKKLGPKLKSELLKLKELKKKQLEVVQMEFDFENGFAEKRKAKKEQRERKIQITFEAYEKWIEETLETEDKPYIQLVALFKGGE